attgtcAAAACGCACACATCTCAACTTGGGTTAGTGTGTATATGcttaatgtgtgtgtatctgtactgtctgtctgtctgtctgtctgtctgtctgtctgtctgtctgtctgtctgcctatgtgtatgtatgcgcgCGCTTGTCTGTGCGCACTTTAGTGTGTTTATTGATATCAACAAAGTCTGTTCCTGTACAGTGAATCGTGTCTTATAATTTACCTTCGAATCTTTGTTTCCTTGTTTGTGGCCACGTCGACGACGACACAATCGAacgacacaaaacaacacaccGACAACAACTATTATGGCTAGAATTCCTGATACTATGATTACAATAGCTATTAGGAAGGGTAGTCCAAACAATTCCTTCTGTTGGTCTAGGAAAAGTAACGTGATAAAAAAAAGAGATAATTTATTTATAGAATGGAATCTTAGACACGCTTTCAATCGAACAGCTAgctttatatacattttatatttaatagTGAAACACTATGCCGATTACCTTTCTGTGTTAATCTACACTGTCACATTTACAAAGGGTCCAAGGATCACTCCACATTTACAAAGGGTCCTAGGATCATTCcacgaaaaaaaaatattatgatcCTACCACAGTGCGTTTTAAAAAGGACATTGGTGACTTTAGTTTGTAAGGTGtgcatgacggggcgccctcatacatctaTAGATATATTAGGCCGGAGAGGGCATAGTGACATGGCGTATCGTACAGGCTAATTGCGACTTAAAGTGAATGTGATAGAAATTAGCTTGTTTTAAAGCAAACATCGTTACTATTACGTGCATACGAAACGGTTGGTATAACCTATTCTCTTTGCTCAATACTTTTCTTTGTCAAAAtatgatcaatttcaaatcagtctTAGTGTAGAGACAAAATCATTCACGTTATTTCACTGTCCTACATTTAAACTTGGAGCCCAACTAAAATTCAACACTGCACTAGCACTAGCTGTAACAGGATAATTATATTTTCGATCagacaaacaacaatatattcactgaaaattgttaaaatagcaATAATTAAACATGGCATTGGTTAGAATTGCTACTCATAGTTTGAAATTATGACTTACCTTTACTTTCTTCACTGTGGGATTTATCTGTATCTGTTAAAAATTTaatgagaaaaaatagtttaaaaGAATTTCTATCACATGTTAAGGCATTGAGGTGCGAGATTTAACTAGAGTTCAACGTACGTGCGTGTAGTTTaaatcgatatatatatatatatatgaacaattATAAGTACAATACAAATTGTGGAATTGTTTATCAAAACTTTAGTCGGTCACCATGGTCACATTGGAGGAAAAACGAACGTTTATTGGAGCTATTGGCGCAATAGTCGTAAAATATGACTTAATTATAACACTTACTTACGACCACCTGCAATGTAGTTGAATGTTGCACTATATTATCCTCGGACTTATCGAGTTCAGCCGTACATTTATACACGCCTTCATCTGGTATTTGCACATCATAAATTATGAGAAATGTCATTgcttcatttatggagtatttATCATCTTCCACGTACTTGTCCACCCCGGATACAAACCTCTGAGCTATGAATGAATCGTCACTTCTTCCCCATCTAACTGTAACGATTTTGTCATCCGTTGCCATGGCAAGGCAAGACAAGTTGACAGATGCTCCAACAAAGACATTAACAGTATTGGTATCAGTAGTAATAATTTTGTAGGCtggaaaaataaagtatttaaaaaatttaatatttgtaattttgtttagaTAATTAGTACATCTATTGTTTTTGTTCTATTGTCATTCATGATGAAGTACTGTATGTACCTCGTGCTGTGGCTCCTTatctgtctgcctctgtctctgtccctaCATCAGTCTCCCTCAGTCTACGTCACTCTCTCgacacacacatatagagaCATATAGACAAATAAACATATAGACAGGCACATTTGCTTACAAACTGTTAAATCTCCGTGTGGCTCTTTCACGGACATTAAGCAAACTGACCAGCATTATTGACAGTTTGTAGTCAAAAactctcagcttatcaaattatattatttgtattggTTATTTCAAATTTCCGTGTTCTCAATTGTTGAGGAAATGCTCTAATGCTTATTACCTGTCGATGATCCTTTTACAACTTATGACCGATTTGGCTGTATATGGTGTCAAAAAGCTCAAAGCATGTTAATTTATGGTCACTTATTGCTTATGTCAGTATTTCAAGGGGGTGACAGTAATATCGCTATGCCAGAGCAGCTAGAGAGGTGTTTAAAGTATAGTTCGTGCCAAATAGTAATAAGCTGCAGATCAGCTATTGCCTGTCATGACACACGGAAAAGTGTGTAAAAGgaagtgaaaaataaatattcgcCGCTAATTGTCGTTTATATGTTTGCCTATACTGTACGGAAAGTAATATTCATGATTGTGAAATGCAGTGATGAAAATAATAACTATCTTTAATTTGC
This is a stretch of genomic DNA from Glandiceps talaboti chromosome 9, keGlaTala1.1, whole genome shotgun sequence. It encodes these proteins:
- the LOC144440225 gene encoding uncharacterized protein LOC144440225 isoform X1, which translates into the protein MYHQVEVVLLLVLANAYKIITTDTNTVNVFVGASVNLSCLAMATDDKIVTVRWGRSDDSFIAQRFVSGVDKYVEDDKYSINEAMTFLIIYDVQIPDEGVYKCTAELDKSEDNIVQHSTTLQVVVNTDKSHSEESKDQQKELFGLPFLIAIVIIVSGILAIIVVVGVLFCVVRLCRRRRGHKQGNKDSKESDGRIHKKYELVDRNLNKMGKPFTYGRKMQTM
- the LOC144440225 gene encoding uncharacterized protein LOC144440225 isoform X2, with amino-acid sequence MATDDKIVTVRWGRSDDSFIAQRFVSGVDKYVEDDKYSINEAMTFLIIYDVQIPDEGVYKCTAELDKSEDNIVQHSTTLQVVVNTDKSHSEESKDQQKELFGLPFLIAIVIIVSGILAIIVVVGVLFCVVRLCRRRRGHKQGNKDSKESDGRIHKKYELVDRNLNKMGKPFTYGRKMQTM